One Yoonia sp. BS5-3 genomic window carries:
- a CDS encoding pseudouridine synthase, translating to MTDTPSAGDRIAKTLSRAGIASRREAERMIAAGRVAVNGKTIDSPALNVTAADRITVDGKQVGEPDPPRLWLYHKPAGLVTTERDEKDRPTVFAALPADMPRVMSVGRLDLNSEGLLLLTNDGGVKRRLELPSTGWLRRYRVRINGSVSEQKLDLLRAGITVEGIKYQPMTVTFDRQQGANAWLTVSLREGKNREIRRAMSEIGVTVNRLIRVSYGPFQLAELAAGAVEEIKQRVVRDQLGLSDKPKPIRTRKQPRRPIRGKNRSS from the coding sequence ATGACTGATACCCCTTCTGCGGGCGACCGCATTGCCAAGACCCTGTCCCGCGCGGGCATTGCAAGCCGCCGCGAAGCCGAGCGGATGATTGCCGCAGGCCGTGTGGCCGTAAATGGCAAGACCATCGACAGCCCCGCGCTAAATGTCACCGCCGCCGACCGGATTACCGTGGATGGCAAACAGGTGGGCGAGCCTGACCCCCCGCGGTTATGGCTTTATCACAAGCCTGCGGGCCTTGTGACAACCGAACGGGATGAAAAGGACCGCCCGACCGTTTTTGCCGCGCTCCCCGCAGATATGCCCCGGGTGATGTCTGTCGGACGCCTTGACCTGAATTCCGAAGGGCTGCTGCTGCTGACAAATGATGGCGGGGTGAAACGCAGGCTTGAGCTGCCCAGCACCGGCTGGCTGCGCCGGTACCGCGTTCGCATCAACGGATCGGTCAGCGAACAAAAGCTGGATTTGCTGCGTGCCGGTATCACCGTTGAAGGCATCAAGTATCAGCCCATGACCGTAACCTTTGACCGCCAGCAAGGGGCCAATGCCTGGCTGACCGTGTCATTGCGCGAGGGCAAGAATCGCGAAATTCGCCGGGCCATGTCCGAGATCGGTGTCACCGTGAACCGCCTGATCCGCGTCAGCTATGGCCCGTTTCAGCTGGCTGAACTTGCGGCGGGCGCCGTCGAAGAAATTAAACAGCGCGTCGTCCGCGATCAGCTGGGACTTTCGGATAAACCCAAGCCCATCCGGACCCGCAAACAGCCGCGCCGCCCCATAAGGGGGAAAAACCGTAGCAGTTGA
- a CDS encoding carbohydrate kinase — MILCCGEALIDMLPRQSESGEKCFAPHPGGSVFNTAVALGRLGAPAQFFSGIATDLFGDMLRAQLDASGVDSSPSALCHRPCTLAFVTLTDGHASYAFYDENTAGRMLSPRDLPEETPQALFFGGISLVVEPCGAAYETLMLREAPHKLTMVDPNIRPDFVKDETAYRARLTRMLAAADIIKTSDEDLEWITGGTDVATLFENSSTQVVLLTRGSAGVTVYTPQGSFDVPAVKADVVDTVGAGDTFSAGFLAQMERSGHLTKETLGDAADDDLRAAAAFGAKVAAITVSRAGANPPWAFEL, encoded by the coding sequence ATGATTCTGTGCTGCGGCGAAGCCCTGATTGACATGTTGCCCCGCCAAAGCGAAAGCGGCGAAAAATGCTTTGCCCCTCATCCAGGCGGATCGGTTTTCAACACCGCCGTTGCTTTGGGTCGTTTGGGGGCCCCGGCCCAGTTTTTTTCGGGCATCGCCACTGACCTTTTTGGAGATATGCTGCGCGCTCAACTAGATGCCTCTGGCGTTGACAGCAGCCCCTCTGCACTTTGCCATCGCCCCTGCACATTGGCCTTTGTCACATTGACGGACGGTCATGCCTCTTACGCGTTTTACGATGAGAATACGGCGGGCCGGATGCTCTCGCCACGCGATCTGCCCGAAGAGACCCCGCAAGCTTTGTTCTTTGGCGGCATCAGCCTGGTGGTTGAGCCTTGCGGCGCGGCGTATGAGACGCTGATGCTGCGCGAGGCCCCTCATAAGCTGACAATGGTTGATCCCAATATTCGGCCCGATTTCGTCAAAGACGAAACCGCCTATCGCGCCCGCCTGACCCGGATGTTGGCGGCGGCTGATATTATCAAGACCTCTGATGAGGATCTGGAATGGATCACCGGCGGCACCGATGTCGCAACCCTGTTTGAGAATAGCAGCACGCAGGTTGTCCTGCTCACGCGTGGCAGTGCAGGTGTGACTGTTTACACCCCGCAAGGCTCATTTGATGTACCTGCCGTAAAGGCCGACGTTGTGGACACGGTTGGTGCTGGCGATACCTTTAGCGCTGGTTTTCTTGCGCAGATGGAACGGTCTGGCCATTTGACCAAAGAAACGCTTGGCGATGCTGCCGATGATGATCTGCGCGCAGCAGCCGCTTTTGGCGCGAAAGTCGCTGCGATCACTGTCAGCCGTGCGGGGGCCAACCCGCCTTGGGCCTTTGAATTGTGA
- the dtd gene encoding D-aminoacyl-tRNA deacylase has protein sequence MRALLQRVTEAAVRVDGEVIGEIGQGLLILVCAMQGDGSAQSAALAAKISKLRIFADDAGKMNLSLRDIGGQALIISQFTLAADTARGNRPGFSQAANPQDGRALYETFIADMAALGIKTATGRFGADMAVSLVNDGPVTIWLDQ, from the coding sequence GTGAGAGCGCTTTTACAGCGCGTCACCGAGGCTGCGGTCCGCGTTGATGGCGAGGTCATCGGCGAAATTGGCCAGGGCCTGCTAATCCTAGTTTGTGCCATGCAGGGTGACGGCTCTGCTCAATCAGCCGCATTGGCCGCCAAGATCAGCAAGTTACGTATTTTTGCGGATGACGCGGGCAAAATGAACCTGTCGCTGCGCGATATCGGCGGGCAGGCCTTGATCATTAGCCAGTTTACCCTGGCCGCGGACACCGCCCGCGGCAACCGCCCAGGGTTTTCGCAAGCCGCAAATCCGCAAGATGGGCGCGCCCTTTATGAGACATTTATCGCAGATATGGCCGCGCTTGGGATCAAAACCGCGACCGGTCGGTTTGGCGCCGATATGGCTGTGTCACTGGTGAATGATGGCCCGGTCACGATCTGGCTGGACCAATAG
- a CDS encoding HAD family hydrolase encodes MIKGIIFDKDGTLFDFNATWGAWAGMMIRQETRGDAGKAAALADAMGYDMKAERFLPCSVVIAATVEQTAQVMLNVLVGETLQTLIPRMNAAAAALPQVQAVPLIPYFDDLKARGLKLGIATNDAEAPAIANLQSAGIKDHFDFIAGYDSGYGGKPETGQLRAFCQQTGLVAPDCVMVGDSTHDLTAGKDAGMRAVGVLTGPAPAAELAPFADVVLQNIGDLPGWMDAEAL; translated from the coding sequence ATGATCAAAGGGATTATTTTCGACAAAGACGGGACATTGTTCGATTTCAACGCAACCTGGGGCGCTTGGGCGGGGATGATGATCCGGCAAGAAACGCGTGGGGATGCCGGGAAAGCGGCGGCTTTGGCCGATGCGATGGGCTATGACATGAAGGCCGAACGCTTTCTGCCCTGTAGCGTGGTGATCGCAGCAACGGTTGAGCAAACGGCGCAGGTGATGCTGAACGTATTGGTTGGCGAAACGCTGCAAACACTTATCCCGCGGATGAATGCAGCGGCCGCTGCACTGCCGCAGGTGCAGGCAGTGCCTCTGATCCCCTATTTTGATGATCTGAAAGCGCGCGGTCTGAAGCTGGGGATAGCAACCAACGACGCCGAAGCGCCCGCAATCGCCAATCTGCAAAGTGCAGGGATCAAAGACCATTTTGATTTCATTGCGGGATATGACAGCGGATATGGCGGCAAGCCCGAGACCGGGCAGCTGCGCGCCTTTTGCCAGCAGACGGGGCTTGTGGCGCCAGACTGCGTGATGGTGGGCGACAGCACCCATGATTTGACCGCTGGGAAAGATGCAGGGATGCGGGCGGTGGGGGTGCTGACGGGCCCCGCGCCAGCGGCTGAACTTGCCCCCTTTGCAGATGTGGTGCTTCAAAATATCGGCGATTTGCCCGGCTGGATGGACGCTGAGGCCTTGTAA
- a CDS encoding TFIIB-type zinc finger domain-containing protein, translated as MDAPASPAAEHRFPCDACGSDLRFDPGDHQLICDHCGNVQPIAEDGPWTGAIKELDFKRGVDQELSSAEIEETRVVTCPNCGAQTEFDSDLHAAECPFCATPVVTDTGTHRHIKPRGLLPFELEEDRARDAVTDWLGRLWFAPNGLTEYARKGRKMNGIYVPYWTFDADTKSRYTGQRGTHYYETKTVMRDGKRQKVRVRKTRWRNVSGRVARFFDDVLVLASKSLPKRYTDGLEPWDLSALEPYKPEYLAGFRAEGYQVELVDGFDEARAYMDRMIRRDIKYDIGGDDQRIGSVNTAVSDVTFKHILLPVWLAAYKYRGKTYRFVVNGRTGRVQGERPYSAWKIAIAVILGLILALGAGFVIANSQ; from the coding sequence ATGGACGCACCTGCCTCACCTGCTGCCGAGCATCGGTTCCCCTGTGATGCTTGCGGATCGGACCTGCGCTTTGATCCGGGCGATCATCAGTTGATCTGTGATCACTGCGGTAATGTGCAGCCCATCGCAGAGGATGGCCCATGGACCGGTGCGATCAAAGAGTTGGATTTCAAGCGCGGCGTTGATCAAGAGCTTTCAAGCGCGGAAATCGAAGAAACCCGCGTGGTCACCTGCCCCAATTGTGGGGCACAGACCGAATTTGACAGCGACCTGCACGCCGCAGAATGCCCGTTTTGTGCAACCCCTGTCGTGACCGATACGGGCACGCACCGGCATATCAAGCCGCGCGGTCTGCTTCCGTTTGAGTTGGAAGAGGACCGCGCCCGCGATGCAGTGACCGATTGGTTGGGCCGTCTTTGGTTCGCCCCAAACGGATTGACCGAATATGCCCGCAAGGGTCGCAAGATGAACGGTATCTATGTGCCCTACTGGACCTTCGATGCCGATACCAAAAGTCGCTACACAGGCCAGCGCGGCACCCATTATTATGAAACCAAAACCGTCATGCGTGACGGCAAACGCCAAAAGGTCCGCGTGCGCAAAACCCGTTGGCGCAATGTCTCTGGGCGGGTGGCCCGCTTTTTCGATGACGTTCTGGTTCTGGCGTCCAAATCGCTGCCCAAACGCTACACGGATGGGCTCGAACCCTGGGATCTGTCCGCCCTTGAACCCTATAAGCCCGAATATCTGGCGGGTTTTCGCGCAGAGGGCTATCAGGTTGAACTGGTCGACGGTTTTGATGAGGCCCGCGCCTATATGGACCGGATGATCCGCCGCGATATCAAATATGATATCGGCGGGGATGATCAGCGGATTGGCTCGGTAAATACAGCGGTTTCAGACGTCACGTTCAAGCATATCCTGCTACCGGTTTGGCTGGCCGCGTACAAATACCGCGGCAAAACTTATCGCTTTGTCGTCAACGGTCGCACTGGCCGGGTCCAGGGCGAGCGGCCATATTCGGCATGGAAAATCGCGATTGCCGTTATATTGGGGCTAATCCTTGCGCTTGGCGCAGGATTTGTTATCGCTAACAGTCAATAA
- a CDS encoding DUF2927 domain-containing protein, whose amino-acid sequence MRRGFLLVLVTGLMACDQFVAPAPAPPPPPIEDPAPDPEPVVQPPSQVSRDLARYYTRLQNDLLTQDLMRGDGGGTDTPFTPTILARNFVRIALFNEYRDDSDFSRPQATVSKLRRWDKPIRMSIEFGSTVPLDQRAMDVASVSAYAARLSRATRVPITLTDEDPNFRVLFLGEDDRRAYGDRLRELIPMISDATLNAFVNLPRDQLCVVIGTFVPGQSSYSQAIALIRAEHPNLMRSACIHEELAQGMGLANDSPDARPSIFNDDEEFALLTGHDELLLRMLYDPRLETGMSPAAAAPIAREIARDYLADGSS is encoded by the coding sequence ATGCGGCGCGGCTTTTTGCTTGTCCTTGTGACGGGTCTCATGGCCTGCGATCAATTTGTTGCCCCCGCCCCCGCACCGCCGCCTCCGCCGATTGAAGACCCTGCCCCCGATCCTGAACCGGTTGTTCAGCCCCCCAGCCAGGTCAGCCGCGATCTGGCCCGCTATTACACCCGTTTGCAAAATGATCTGCTGACCCAAGATTTGATGCGCGGCGATGGCGGGGGCACGGATACCCCTTTTACGCCAACCATCCTGGCCCGTAATTTTGTCCGTATCGCCCTGTTTAACGAATATCGTGACGACAGCGATTTTTCCCGCCCCCAAGCGACAGTGTCGAAGCTGCGCCGATGGGATAAACCTATCCGCATGTCCATCGAATTCGGCAGTACGGTTCCGCTGGATCAACGCGCAATGGATGTGGCCAGCGTCAGCGCCTATGCCGCCCGCCTGTCCCGCGCAACCCGTGTTCCGATCACCCTGACGGATGAAGACCCCAATTTCCGTGTCCTTTTTCTGGGCGAGGATGACCGCCGCGCCTATGGCGACCGTCTGCGCGAGCTGATCCCGATGATCTCTGACGCGACGCTGAATGCATTTGTGAACCTGCCCCGCGACCAGCTTTGCGTTGTGATTGGCACCTTTGTGCCGGGCCAATCAAGCTATTCGCAGGCCATTGCCCTGATCCGCGCTGAACATCCCAACCTGATGCGCAGCGCCTGTATCCACGAAGAATTGGCCCAAGGCATGGGCCTTGCCAATGACAGCCCTGATGCCCGCCCATCGATTTTTAACGATGACGAAGAGTTTGCCCTGTTGACGGGCCATGATGAGCTGCTTTTGCGCATGCTCTATGATCCGAGGTTAGAAACAGGAATGAGCCCGGCCGCTGCAGCCCCGATTGCCCGCGAGATTGCCCGCGATTACCTGGCGGATGGATCTTCATGA
- a CDS encoding trimethylamine methyltransferase family protein, with product MKQPGKSRRRGGGRAGNAHRRAAAGIDQMPWRIPINTDRPTEPLDDAGVAAIHDGAMRVLEEIGIEFLHDEALALFREAGCKVDGTNVRMGRDWVTEMLGHAPAQFDITPRNPSRKITLGGGHILFGNVSSPPNYFDLEIGKKVSGTRAQCANLLKLTQYFNCIHFAGGYPVEAVDLHASVRHLDITYDKLTLTDKVVHAYSLGKERVEDVIEMVKIAGGLSEEDFAAKPHMYTNINSTSPLKHDDLMIDGCLRCARRGQAIIVTPFTLAGAMAPVTMAGAVTLSIAEALSAIALFQYVRPGTPCVIGTFTSNVDMKSGAPAFGTPEYMRATQMTGQMARFYGIPLRASGSCAANVPDGQAMWETSNALWSAVQSGTNIVYHAAGWLEGGLIASPEKFVMDCEVIQMIQRYMEPAITATTPGDIAVDAIKEVGPNGHYFGTAHTQERYQTAFYQPFLSDWRNFEAWEASGGTWTAERAHRVYKDILSSFETPPMDEDARAGLADFVARRKAAGGAPTDF from the coding sequence ATGAAACAGCCAGGCAAATCGCGCCGCCGCGGTGGCGGACGTGCTGGAAATGCGCACCGGCGGGCAGCGGCAGGTATCGATCAGATGCCATGGCGCATCCCCATCAACACCGACCGGCCGACAGAGCCGCTGGATGACGCCGGTGTTGCGGCGATCCATGATGGGGCAATGCGGGTGCTTGAGGAAATCGGGATCGAATTTCTGCATGATGAGGCCTTGGCGTTGTTTCGCGAGGCGGGGTGCAAGGTGGATGGTACCAATGTGCGCATGGGGCGCGATTGGGTGACAGAAATGTTGGGGCATGCGCCCGCTCAATTTGATATCACGCCGCGCAACCCGAGCCGCAAAATCACGCTCGGCGGGGGGCATATCCTGTTTGGTAATGTGTCATCACCGCCCAATTATTTCGATCTTGAGATCGGCAAGAAAGTATCGGGCACACGGGCGCAATGCGCCAATCTGCTCAAGCTTACGCAGTATTTCAACTGTATCCACTTTGCTGGCGGCTACCCGGTTGAGGCGGTTGATCTGCACGCCTCGGTTCGGCATCTGGATATCACCTATGACAAGCTGACGCTGACCGACAAAGTCGTACACGCCTATTCTTTGGGAAAAGAGCGGGTCGAGGATGTGATTGAGATGGTCAAGATCGCAGGCGGGCTCAGCGAAGAAGACTTCGCAGCCAAGCCGCATATGTATACCAATATAAACTCTACTTCGCCGCTGAAACATGATGACCTGATGATCGATGGTTGTCTGCGCTGCGCCCGGCGGGGGCAGGCGATTATCGTCACGCCATTTACATTGGCCGGGGCCATGGCGCCGGTCACAATGGCCGGGGCGGTGACATTATCAATCGCCGAGGCCCTCAGCGCCATCGCGCTTTTTCAATATGTGCGGCCCGGAACGCCATGCGTGATTGGGACATTCACTAGCAATGTCGATATGAAATCCGGTGCGCCTGCCTTTGGAACGCCCGAATATATGCGGGCGACGCAAATGACCGGGCAAATGGCACGGTTTTACGGCATCCCTCTGCGCGCATCTGGGTCATGCGCGGCGAATGTTCCCGATGGGCAGGCCATGTGGGAGACATCAAATGCGCTTTGGTCGGCGGTGCAATCGGGCACCAATATCGTCTATCATGCGGCTGGCTGGCTTGAAGGAGGGCTGATCGCTTCGCCTGAGAAATTTGTCATGGATTGCGAGGTGATCCAGATGATCCAGCGCTATATGGAACCCGCGATCACAGCGACAACGCCTGGTGACATAGCGGTGGATGCGATCAAAGAGGTTGGACCAAATGGCCATTATTTCGGCACGGCCCATACGCAAGAACGTTATCAGACCGCGTTTTATCAACCTTTCCTTTCCGACTGGCGAAATTTTGAAGCATGGGAGGCATCCGGGGGAACCTGGACTGCTGAACGGGCGCACCGGGTTTACAAGGATATCCTGTCCAGCTTCGAAACGCCGCCTATGGATGAAGACGCGCGCGCGGGGCTGGCTGATTTTGTAGCGCGGCGTAAGGCGGCCGGCGGTGCACCAACCGACTTTTAA
- a CDS encoding 5-bromo-4-chloroindolyl phosphate hydrolysis family protein, with the protein MAKRFGGKFSPGGVATPASQDAPAIKAPSAATGLLFLPAVILVFTSLGESPAYLVLGLIGAGILATAAWMLREGLKAEAAYDARKVARRPAVPRKMMASCLTGIGAALAAYTGDSGIIGSVLYGIAALGLHVAAFGLDPMRDKRMEGIDTRQQDRVARVVDQAEAHLDVMKSQIEVLKDRKLTGRVTAFQDVARRMIRTVEEDPRDLTAARKFLGVYLMGARDATVKFVDLYGRNKAEDARSSYEALLDDLEQNFASKTEKMLLDDRSDMDIEINVLRDRLQREGVSLNMKGNE; encoded by the coding sequence TTGGCCAAGCGCTTTGGTGGAAAATTCAGCCCCGGCGGGGTCGCAACGCCTGCATCGCAAGACGCACCGGCCATAAAGGCGCCGTCAGCCGCAACCGGCCTGTTGTTCCTGCCTGCGGTTATTTTGGTCTTTACCTCGCTTGGGGAAAGCCCCGCCTATCTGGTGCTGGGTCTGATCGGCGCTGGCATTTTGGCCACTGCCGCCTGGATGCTACGTGAAGGTCTGAAGGCCGAAGCCGCCTATGACGCCCGCAAGGTTGCCCGCCGTCCTGCCGTACCACGTAAAATGATGGCATCGTGCCTGACCGGCATCGGGGCCGCCTTGGCCGCTTATACCGGCGATAGCGGCATCATCGGCTCGGTCCTTTATGGGATTGCCGCCCTGGGCCTGCATGTTGCGGCCTTTGGCCTTGATCCAATGCGTGACAAACGCATGGAAGGCATCGACACCCGCCAACAAGACCGCGTTGCCCGTGTTGTTGATCAGGCCGAAGCCCATCTGGATGTCATGAAATCGCAGATTGAAGTCCTGAAAGATCGCAAGCTGACGGGCCGTGTCACCGCTTTTCAAGACGTCGCCCGGCGCATGATCCGCACCGTAGAAGAGGACCCCCGCGACCTGACCGCTGCCCGTAAATTTCTGGGCGTCTATCTGATGGGTGCCCGCGATGCGACGGTGAAGTTTGTGGATCTCTACGGCCGCAACAAGGCCGAAGACGCCCGCAGCAGCTATGAGGCGCTGCTGGATGATCTGGAACAAAACTTTGCCTCTAAGACCGAAAAGATGCTGCTGGATGACCGCAGCGATATGGATATCGAAATCAACGTGTTGCGCGACCGCTTGCAGCGCGAGGGCGTGAGCCTGAATATGAAAGGAAACGAATAA
- a CDS encoding tellurium resistance protein TerC encodes MADLLTLENATNLIMLCFLQAVLGFDNLLYISIESQRAPVAQQKAVRTWGIIIAVALRVVLLFTMIQLIDALAEPFYVFDWVGVIEGGVNFATVVFVFGGVFIMYTAVKEIAHMLSMDDLGHDIAGKSGKSATQVVILIVVMNLIFSFDSVLSALAITDVFPILAAAIILSGLAMLLLADGVTRFLEKNRMYEVLGLFILLIVGVVLLGEAGPAAAHAVHDDSLQIKVFGQDIIPMSKSTFYFSVIVLVAVEIIQSGYSRKLAAERTARQKHS; translated from the coding sequence TTGGCCGATTTGCTAACGCTTGAAAACGCAACCAACCTTATAATGCTGTGCTTTTTGCAGGCTGTTTTGGGGTTTGATAACCTTCTTTATATCTCAATTGAGAGCCAACGCGCCCCTGTGGCCCAGCAAAAGGCTGTGCGAACCTGGGGGATTATCATCGCCGTCGCGCTGCGTGTTGTCCTGCTTTTCACCATGATCCAGCTGATCGATGCCTTGGCCGAGCCGTTCTACGTCTTCGACTGGGTTGGCGTGATTGAGGGCGGCGTGAATTTTGCCACTGTTGTCTTTGTCTTCGGCGGTGTGTTCATCATGTACACTGCGGTCAAGGAAATCGCCCATATGCTATCCATGGACGATTTAGGCCATGATATTGCAGGTAAATCCGGCAAATCAGCGACACAGGTTGTGATCTTGATTGTTGTTATGAACTTGATTTTCTCGTTCGATAGTGTGCTTTCGGCCTTGGCGATTACCGATGTTTTCCCGATCCTGGCCGCAGCGATCATCCTGTCTGGCCTTGCCATGCTGCTGTTGGCCGATGGTGTGACCCGCTTTTTGGAAAAGAACCGCATGTATGAGGTTCTGGGCCTGTTTATCCTGCTGATCGTTGGTGTTGTTCTGCTGGGTGAGGCTGGCCCTGCCGCTGCCCATGCCGTTCATGATGACAGCTTGCAGATCAAAGTGTTCGGTCAGGACATTATTCCGATGTCCAAATCCACATTCTACTTCTCGGTCATCGTACTGGTCGCTGTCGAAATTATCCAATCTGGTTATAGCCGAAAACTTGCCGCCGAGCGCACTGCACGCCAGAAACATTCGTAA
- a CDS encoding CAP domain-containing protein — MTCLIRFAAALALSLLATTGSAATRDCVAPDNVNALATEIAAGVNANRRAAGEAPLRFNRRLGQAAMVHACDMQVHDFFDHRGSDGSNSQRRVRAAGYDDCIVAENIAWGYPQPAQIITGWMNSAGHRRNMMHPRIEEFGIGITQGPKGPYWVLVVGKQC; from the coding sequence ATGACATGTTTGATCCGTTTCGCAGCTGCTTTGGCGCTAAGTCTTCTTGCAACCACCGGGTCAGCCGCGACCCGGGATTGCGTGGCACCTGACAATGTAAATGCGTTGGCGACCGAAATTGCAGCAGGCGTCAATGCGAACCGCCGGGCAGCGGGTGAGGCACCTTTGCGTTTCAATCGACGGCTGGGTCAGGCGGCGATGGTACATGCCTGCGATATGCAGGTGCATGATTTTTTCGATCATCGTGGATCGGACGGATCAAATTCGCAACGACGGGTGCGTGCGGCGGGCTATGATGATTGCATCGTGGCCGAAAACATCGCCTGGGGTTACCCGCAGCCCGCTCAGATCATCACAGGCTGGATGAACTCGGCAGGGCACCGGCGCAACATGATGCATCCCCGGATCGAAGAATTTGGTATTGGGATCACGCAAGGACCCAAAGGGCCTTATTGGGTGCTGGTTGTCGGCAAACAGTGCTGA
- a CDS encoding toxic anion resistance protein has translation MSDTIRQKAEATLADVEKITAVVLPEPKGELVTLEAADAPTSAQITKRMAEIDIEDTNSIVAFGSSAQAELQEISQSMLAGVRNKDVGPAGDSLRNIVTTIRGFSISELDVRRKQSWWEKLLGRAAPMAKFAAKFEEVQGQIDMITDDLLQHEHVLLKDIESLDVLYDKTLSFYDELGLYIAAGEAKVAELDAKTIPAKEAEVEAAAEDEAVMKAQELRDIRAARDDLERRVHDLKLTRQVTMQSLPSIRLVQENDKSLVTKINSTLVNTVPLWETQLAQAVTIQRSSEAAEAVRDANDLTNELLQANAENLRQANRTIREEMERGVFDIDAVKAANENLIATINESLEIADEGKRKRAEAEVELQKMEGELKETLAAAKARETGSGDTIGTSADR, from the coding sequence ATGTCTGACACGATCCGCCAAAAGGCTGAGGCGACATTGGCTGATGTCGAAAAAATCACCGCAGTCGTTTTGCCAGAGCCCAAGGGCGAGCTGGTCACGCTTGAGGCCGCAGATGCCCCAACCTCGGCCCAGATCACCAAACGTATGGCCGAGATTGATATCGAAGACACCAATTCGATTGTGGCTTTCGGATCGTCCGCCCAAGCCGAGTTGCAGGAAATTTCCCAGTCCATGCTGGCTGGCGTCCGCAATAAGGATGTGGGCCCTGCCGGTGACAGCCTGCGCAATATCGTCACCACGATCCGCGGATTTTCGATTTCCGAACTGGATGTTCGCCGCAAGCAAAGCTGGTGGGAAAAGCTGCTGGGCCGTGCCGCCCCGATGGCTAAATTTGCCGCCAAGTTTGAAGAGGTGCAGGGCCAGATCGATATGATCACCGATGATCTGCTACAGCATGAGCATGTGCTGCTGAAGGATATCGAAAGCCTTGATGTTCTCTATGACAAAACCCTGAGCTTTTATGATGAGCTGGGTCTTTATATCGCCGCAGGCGAGGCCAAAGTCGCCGAGCTCGATGCAAAAACCATCCCCGCAAAAGAAGCTGAAGTTGAAGCGGCTGCCGAGGATGAGGCCGTTATGAAAGCCCAAGAGCTGCGCGACATTCGTGCCGCCCGCGACGATCTGGAGCGCCGCGTCCACGATCTTAAACTGACCCGTCAGGTCACGATGCAATCCCTGCCTTCAATCCGGCTGGTTCAGGAAAATGACAAGTCGCTCGTCACCAAGATCAACTCGACCTTGGTGAACACTGTGCCCCTTTGGGAGACTCAGCTGGCGCAAGCCGTCACGATCCAGCGCTCATCCGAGGCCGCCGAAGCCGTACGCGATGCCAATGATCTGACCAATGAGTTGCTGCAGGCCAATGCCGAGAACCTGCGTCAGGCCAACCGCACGATCCGCGAGGAAATGGAACGCGGTGTCTTTGATATCGACGCTGTCAAAGCTGCCAATGAGAACCTGATCGCCACCATCAATGAAAGCCTTGAAATTGCCGATGAAGGCAAGCGCAAACGCGCCGAGGCCGAGGTTGAGCTGCAAAAGATGGAAGGCGAGCTGAAAGAAACGCTCGCCGCGGCCAAAGCCCGGGAAACTGGTTCAGGCGATACAATCGGCACCTCTGCTGATCGCTGA